One Deltaproteobacteria bacterium PRO3 DNA window includes the following coding sequences:
- the rpmB gene encoding 50S ribosomal protein L28, translating to MPRMCILCKKTAQAGNIVSHANNKSHTKNHPNLQKVRALYQGKVQNITVCTRCIRSGKVTKAA from the coding sequence ATGCCGCGCATGTGTATCCTTTGCAAAAAGACCGCCCAGGCTGGAAACATCGTCAGCCATGCCAACAACAAGTCGCACACCAAGAATCATCCCAACCTGCAAAAGGTCCGGGCGCTCTACCAGGGCAAGGTGCAGAACATCACCGTTTGCACGCGTTGCATCCGCTCCGGCAAGGTGACGAAGGCGGCGTAG
- a CDS encoding 4-hydroxybenzoate octaprenyltransferase, which yields MTTNANILQKFRYTLELVKFSHSLFALPFALAAFLVASRGRFSWTLLLWVVLCVVLARTAAMAFNRLADARFDALNPRTKNRHIPAGLLSKSYVIALILISSAGFLLAAWRINPLAFWLSPFCLAALFLYSLAKRFTDFTQLILGFCLGMAPIGAAIAATGRIPIPSLVLGAAVLLWVAGFDLLYALQDLEFDREQGLRSLPVRLGLKGSLKLSSLCHATFLALLVLYGLLEALGGFYWAGLGLSGAFLLWEHATIRDDLAKVNAAFFTANGLLSVFFLAFTAADLYF from the coding sequence ATGACCACAAACGCCAACATCCTACAAAAATTCCGCTACACCCTCGAGCTGGTGAAGTTCTCCCACAGCCTCTTCGCCCTCCCCTTCGCCCTGGCCGCCTTCCTGGTCGCCTCGCGCGGCCGCTTCTCCTGGACACTCCTGCTCTGGGTCGTGCTCTGCGTGGTCCTCGCCCGCACCGCTGCCATGGCCTTCAACCGGCTGGCGGACGCCCGCTTCGACGCCTTAAATCCGCGCACTAAAAACCGACATATTCCCGCCGGCTTACTTTCTAAATCTTATGTGATTGCTTTAATCCTGATCTCCAGCGCCGGCTTCCTCCTCGCGGCCTGGCGGATCAACCCCCTGGCCTTTTGGCTTTCTCCTTTCTGCCTCGCGGCCTTGTTTCTCTACTCCTTGGCCAAGCGCTTCACCGACTTCACCCAGCTCATCCTGGGCTTCTGCCTGGGGATGGCCCCCATCGGCGCGGCCATCGCCGCCACAGGCAGAATCCCCATCCCCTCCCTCGTCCTGGGCGCGGCCGTCCTGCTTTGGGTGGCCGGCTTCGACCTGCTCTATGCCCTGCAGGACCTGGAATTCGACCGGGAACAAGGCCTGCGCTCTCTGCCGGTCCGCCTCGGCCTGAAAGGCAGCCTCAAGCTCTCTTCCCTCTGTCATGCGACCTTCCTCGCCCTCCTGGTCCTCTACGGGCTCCTGGAGGCCTTGGGGGGCTTTTACTGGGCGGGATTGGGCCTAAGCGGCGCCTTCCTGCTCTGGGAACACGCGACGATCCGCGACGACCTGGCCAAGGTCAACGCGGCCTTCTTCACCGCCAACGGACTCTTGAGCGTCTTTTTCCTCGCCTTCACGGCCGCGGACCTGTACTTTTAG
- a CDS encoding ubiquinone/menaquinone biosynthesis methyltransferase has translation MSRPRLGKRRPNAKPRPRKQGPTGGKPPAESPIYFRNAADYKPPMSKEVQELFTSIAPSYDFLNHFLSLSVDKRWRDKAVAALGKATPARVLDLCAGTLDLTQKVLQKFPQSEVFAADFAVAMLEEGRDKVRGKAKAHRICADGHRLPFGAGSFDAVLCAFGIRNLEHRAEAAREIRRVLKPGGKLVVLEFFRPERFFSKLFYQTYGKYVLPRIGGAVSRNRKAYEYLQNSIQHFLSVEEYGRLLLEHGFQRPEVLPLSGGIAHRIVAEAV, from the coding sequence ATGAGTCGCCCGCGGCTCGGGAAGCGGAGGCCGAACGCGAAGCCGAGGCCGCGGAAGCAAGGTCCGACCGGCGGGAAACCTCCGGCTGAATCCCCGATTTACTTTCGGAACGCGGCTGACTATAAGCCCCCCATGTCCAAGGAAGTCCAAGAACTCTTCACCTCGATCGCGCCGAGCTACGACTTTCTCAATCACTTCCTGAGCCTCTCGGTCGACAAGCGCTGGCGGGACAAGGCCGTCGCCGCGCTGGGCAAGGCGACGCCCGCGCGGGTCCTCGACCTCTGCGCCGGCACCCTCGACCTGACCCAGAAGGTTTTGCAAAAATTTCCCCAAAGCGAGGTCTTCGCGGCCGACTTCGCCGTCGCCATGCTCGAAGAGGGACGCGACAAGGTCCGCGGCAAGGCCAAGGCCCATCGCATCTGCGCCGACGGGCACCGCCTGCCCTTCGGCGCGGGCTCCTTCGACGCCGTCCTCTGCGCCTTCGGGATCCGCAACCTCGAGCATCGCGCCGAGGCGGCCCGGGAGATCCGCCGGGTGCTCAAACCCGGCGGGAAGCTGGTCGTGTTGGAGTTTTTCCGGCCGGAACGATTCTTCTCGAAGCTCTTCTATCAGACTTATGGAAAGTACGTCCTCCCCCGGATCGGCGGGGCCGTCTCGCGGAACCGGAAGGCTTATGAGTATTTGCAGAACTCGATCCAGCACTTCCTCAGCGTAGAGGAGTACGGGCGGCTCTTGCTGGAACACGGATTTCAGAGGCCGGAGGTGTTGCCGCTCTCCGGGGGCATCGCGCATCGCATCGTCGCGGAGGCCGTGTAG